Within Coffea arabica cultivar ET-39 chromosome 4e, Coffea Arabica ET-39 HiFi, whole genome shotgun sequence, the genomic segment GATGTAAAGTAAGTCTATAATAACAATCATTCAAGTAACCCAGCAGTGTGAAATGTAATTGGGAATTGCATACATTTTTTCTAATTTGCCTCAAGgatttttttgctttctttctgttatgaaaaacttcaagaagttatggttttcttaacaaaaaatgtgttttaaaCTCGTAAAATAATGATGCTCTGCGACTAACTTTCcaagattaaaaaataaaaatgataccAGGCCTTTAAGTTGAATAGAAACAGGCCGGCTGTCCAAGGCTTGGATTACTTCTGATGAAATGCTCTGCACGGCAGGATGTCTGTCATGGTCCACCACCAATGTAActatccaaactcaagattatGAAGACAACCTTACCTGCAATACCTCGGCTGCAGCTCTAAGTAGGTCCTTGTTCCATAATTTCAGCATCAGTACAGTTAAGTGAAAAGTTTTCGGCCTAATAAATATGGATCTCTCAATGCCTGACTCTGCCATGTGAACACTACTTCAAATACTACTCAAAGATGAGAAGAAATGATATATGAAGATATATTAAGGCAAGAGAACTATTTGACCAAACACTGTCAAGCAAGAAAATAGTCTCGGACAAATATTGATGAATGAACATATAATCTGCGGAAACTTACAGGTAGACGCCAAGAACACCAAAGAAACATGATGACAAAATTTATTAATTCCATATGCCATAAAGACAGACTTGCATACCAGATACTTTTGAAGTCTTCTCCAAAGCAGAGGCCTTGGACATTTTAGGTGGGTAACTTGCAAGTGGTATGCTGGTGACACTCCTTCTAACATGTTCATTACCATCTCTGGCTTTAATTTCAATTGCATGTTTTGTTGCTTTATCTGCGTGCTGTACATCAGGTTCCTCATCTGATGTACTTGCATCTGAATCCACGGTTAGTATATCGCCTTGATCTGTGTCTTGGGTTCCTAGGATTGAATTCTGAAATTGGACCAGCTTATCTACCAGTTGAGGATGTATAGCCAATGGAAGTGAGACAAAGTGAGAGTAGTCAAGACTTGGGCTTTGAACTGCCTGTAGAGATCAGAGGCATACAAAAGCAATACGCATTACAAACTTAAGAAAAATAGAAGACTCCACTGCCTAGTTTGAATATTCTAGAGCCCAAAACAGATTCaagagaagaagagaaagacAACACATACAAATGAGGTGTGATGATCAGATGTAATAAAGAACAACAGCAGGAAATCTACAGACTTATTTGAAGACTGACAGAAATGACAAAAGGATATCTTTGCAGGATAAAATCATCATGTGGTTGCAGGTAAATAGGTAAACCAATTCATGTAAGATAATtttacaagaaaacaaaaagaaactcTCAGCAGTTTCCTTCAGTTTAGCTTTCTAAATCTTGCATTCAGTGTATATATGATAAACCAATTAAGGATGATGGAGGTTTGGGAGAAAAAAGCTGTGCACTAAGATGCCAACCAAATGtagtaaaatgataataattactataacaaCTTCAGGAATATGTTCTAGCTGGTACTGACCTCATCAATAATGTCCAGTACTCTCTTGTGTGCTCTATCAACACTTTCAGCAGAATCACCTTCAATGACTGCAACATATGACTGTCAAAGTAAAAACTATGATACCCTTGTGAATTTCAGCAGTGCATCAGAAACTCCAAAACAAGAGAGTCCAATCCTTATAAtggagggaaaaaaaacaaagaggaaaACGCTTAAAACAGGAATTAAGACTCTGAGAGCCTGATGGTTGAGAAAAAGATTGTAAAGAGTGTACAACATGAGTGAGACTCTATTTTATCAGCTACCAAGGACAATTTTCTGATTCAGTTGTCCAACTTCAGCAAATATAAAAGGATTACTAGTGCATTATATGCCATCAGAGGCTAAGATTGTTGACCCTAAATCACAGAGCAAGATGTTCATCATATACGTTCATAACAGAAAAAGACTGAACTAAGTTGGTCAGATATAAGAAACCTACTTATAGATTCCTCCTTTTTGGAAGAAGGAAAGATAATTTGAACTCCCATCTCTTCCTCAACTTTTCGTTGTGTGGCTCCCCTGTAGGAGAAAATTTTTAGGAACACATAGAATGATAAATAATCTCAAAAGAAATGGACATATGCTTTCATACCCTTTTCCTTTGATAAAACGGATCAGTGAAGACCCCACCTACAGATTGTCAAATAAAATTAGACACAAGAAAGACGAGAAAACAAAACTACTAAATATTATGTTGAAGACAAATTGATACTTACCATCGTATAGTAGCAAATTAGTCATATGCTAGGAAAAGGATAAGAAGCATGTAAATAATTACACAATGCATATTAAACTTGTGATAAAATTTTGCTTGACACACGTACTTTAATGGTTAAAAACTCAGAACCCCTTATATTCAGAGGCATGCAGGAACCGACATGAATTTACAAATCCATAATGAAAGTTTGTTACTGCAAGCAACTTCCTACTGCTAAAACATATGCTCCCTAGGAAGATAAAGCAAGACCAGTTATGTCGGCAGTAGATATATCAGAAGCATACCTCTAGTGAAATCGAATGCTTTGCAGTTGAAGATATTGGCTCTATTGAAGCTGCATCCTTCTCAGATGAATTTATGGGTTCTCCTTGTAATCCTTTAACTTCATCACCAGATTTCACTGACCGAAGATTAATCTCTTGATCATCCCCAACTCTGACTTCATTTTCACGTTCAATTGTTGAAAGATGTGAAGAAATGCCATCCTGCACTTCTTTCACTTGACTCTCTATTTCATTCTTCTCACTACCAGCAACAACTGCAGAGTTCTCAGAATCAATCTTTACGCTGTTGCCTTCAAAATCTGTGCATTCACATCTAAAACCAGTCAATTGCCAGACGTAATTCCATTCTGGAGTGCATGTGTACCAATATCAGCAGTTCTAAGTTTCAAAGACAGATCAAGATCGGTAATTTCAACAAGTTTTTAGTAAAGCATCTGCAGCATAAAATAGATATTGTAAGAGCAAGGCAGGTACTTCTTCGGAACTTGGAAAACAACAGTTCATCTGATCAGAACACCAACACCACTTGGTCTCACACTTTCAACAAGTCACAAGTGTAGTCTTTTCACATGATCTTCAGCACAAATTTACCCTGCTACCTGCTCTTCACTTTCTCCCAAAGAAATTGAACAGCGAAtaaattcttcatttttgtCACTTGTTAATTAGATTTTTTAACCCATCCGCGTTTCTAAAATGACAGAAATAAATTTTCCATAAATGATCATCTATTGGTCTTCCTAAGACAGCACCAAGCACCGTGAAGTGAACATATGAACAATTCCCAGGAGTTGATTGGTACAACATGAAGCAAAGTTGTAGTGTGACTAAAATCGACGTGGGAGGTAGATATACAAATATGCAATGAAAAGTGAACTTCAGATTCAGCTGAGAAACCTCACCTTGGCTGCTACTTGATTGTGTAGCCACTTGTCTCCACACACGGGAAACCTTATCTCGTCTTGTCCGGTCCATATCTGAATGTAGAAGTGCCCCAATATCAACGCTCCGCAACTTATGATCAAAAGAGCATCTCTGCCACATGAATTACCAGAGTCGGTTAATTCAGAAATTTGTACCACGAAAATtcataatttcaaaattttctctcCTCATTCCTCAAAATGAAACATAATAGTACTCATAACCTCACTATTCAGACCGTGTGAAAAAAAGTGTAATTCTAGCCATACGATTTAGATAATACATTAAATGAGAAAAAGACATGTATCTCCATTAAAGAACATCTTCAGCAATTTGTGAGAGGAATTCCAACCAGTAAGTGTCGTACGGAGTTGGAATTTGCAGAGAGTTTAGTGACTGTTCTAGCAAGGTCGGCTCTGCAGCGACAGTGAATTAGACATGTAATAAGAACCAATAACTCTGAATAATTGATGAATTGCAAGAGCTGTTAATATGTGCAGTTCAAAGGCGAAAGAGGTTGTCTTTCTGAATTTTAGTGGCGGAGTGAAGTTACGATTTTGCGAGTTTACCTAATGAGGGACCTGCAACTGCAAGCTAGCATTCGCGAACGTCGTCGTCGTTGGCGGCGGAAGCAGCTGAGATGAGTGGGAAATTGGCACTTAGGTCTGATCTCttggtaattttatttttaattttccttttgctGTTTCCAAACACGTGTGAAGAGTTGgcctaaaactaataaaataaactacaAAAATAAGAATagagagaaaatagaaaattatttttttattatttcagtTGATCGCAAGTTGTTACGAAAAAGTTAGAACACctctgtgtgtgtatatatatatatatatatatatatatatatatatatatatatatatatatatatatatatatatagagagagataATACGAGATTAAGGATACATGAATCATATTAAACATCCATTCACGAATTTAGTACTTCAAGTACATGAATTGAATAGCTCCATTAATGAACTAACGAATAACGAAAGGATTCACCTAATACACCAATGAATCTTGTCGAGAATTCATGAATCAATTTTCTCGAAAATACGAATGGACATTGTAAAAGTTAATTAATCCTCCCACTTAACATTTAActagaaaaaaattaaagcttGAATAACTTTTAtgtaaaattttatcttttttttcgaCTGAACAGAAGgcaggaaacaaaagaaagatttATGTATCAAGTATGTAATAACTTATGTAAACTTAATACAATGACCTTTAGTTATAAGAGGTTGGTTTTATTTATAAGCATTTGCAATTTGGAGATCCATCTAAAGCAAGTTGTGAGAATGATATGGGAGTTGTTCGTGTTTGGATCAAAAGTAGACTCAATTATGGTATATTCACCCGTCCTCAGTGTTCCACTTGGTCACAAAAGCAGAGAAAGACCGTTTCTTAAATTCTCAAAAGCATACCTTAGATTGTGCGCAGAGTTGATGTAATGATTATACAAATCAATCAAATCCATGCTTCGACTTTATTAAAAGATTTTGCGCACTGAAAAAAAGTGTGCCGGTATACCAAGTCCTTTTCACTATCAAATCAAACAAATACCATACTTGGGATATTAGACTGCCAAATACCATCAGCTAAAGGCAGGAATACCATAAGAaccctttctttatttttgcaaGGAACCTCAAATTCCAGCTTATCCTCTACCTCTATTTTACAGTTCCAGAGAGCCATAACGGGCCTCTGTCAAACTGATGGTTTGCTTAGGAATTGCATTCAGGTGCAAGCACACTTCTGGAATATCTTATCTCCTCTCCGCGTTGGTGATCGTAGCCATTCTTGTGGGGTTAAGAATACTTTGTTACGGCGTATATCGGCTTTCACATCGACGGGAGCCCAGCAATTATGGTTCTGATGCTGGGGTGGAGTTGCA encodes:
- the LOC113741755 gene encoding uncharacterized protein isoform X5 translates to MEIHRCSFDHKLRSVDIGALLHSDMDRTRRDKVSRVWRQVATQSSSSQDFEGNSVKIDSENSAVVAGSEKNEIESQVKEVQDGISSHLSTIERENEVRVGDDQEINLRSVKSGDEVKGLQGEPINSSEKDAASIEPISSTAKHSISLEVGSSLIRFIKGKGGATQRKVEEEMGVQIIFPSSKKEESIIIEGDSAESVDRAHKRVLDIIDEAVQSPSLDYSHFVSLPLAIHPQLVDKLVQFQNSILGTQDTDQGDILTVDSDASTSDEEPDVQHADKATKHAIEIKARDGNEHVRRSVTSIPLASYPPKMSKASALEKTSKVSESGIERSIFIRPKTFHLTVLMLKLWNKDLLRAAAEVLQSISSEVIQALDSRPVSIQLKGLECMKGSFAKARVLYAPVEEIGGEERLLRACQVIIDAFVEAGLVLERDATHKLKLHATVMNVRHRKRKMRTRKFDFFDARSIADQYGSEDWGVYVIREAHLSERFRFDENGYYHCCTSIPFPEDTQLD
- the LOC113741755 gene encoding uncharacterized protein isoform X1; translation: MLACSCRSLIRADLARTVTKLSANSNSVRHLLRCSFDHKLRSVDIGALLHSDMDRTRRDKVSRVWRQVATQSSSSQDFEGNSVKIDSENSAVVAGSEKNEIESQVKEVQDGISSHLSTIERENEVRVGDDQEINLRSVKSGDEVKGLQGEPINSSEKDAASIEPISSTAKHSISLEVGSSLIRFIKGKGGATQRKVEEEMGVQIIFPSSKKEESIIIEGDSAESVDRAHKRVLDIIDEAVQSPSLDYSHFVSLPLAIHPQLVDKLVQFQNSILGTQDTDQGDILTVDSDASTSDEEPDVQHADKATKHAIEIKARDGNEHVRRSVTSIPLASYPPKMSKASALEKTSKVSESGIERSIFIRPKTFHLTVLMLKLWNKDLLRAAAEVLQSISSEVIQALDSRPVSIQLKGLECMKGSFAKARVLYAPVEEIGGEERLLRACQVIIDAFVEAGLVLERDATHKLKLHATVMNVRHRKRKMRTRKFDFFDARSIADQYGSEDWGVYVIREAHLSERFRFDENGYYHCCTSIPFPEDTQLD
- the LOC113741755 gene encoding uncharacterized protein isoform X6, which encodes MDRTRRDKVSRVWRQVATQSSSSQDFEGNSVKIDSENSAVVAGSEKNEIESQVKEVQDGISSHLSTIERENEVRVGDDQEINLRSVKSGDEVKGLQGEPINSSEKDAASIEPISSTAKHSISLEVGSSLIRFIKGKGGATQRKVEEEMGVQIIFPSSKKEESIIIEGDSAESVDRAHKRVLDIIDEAVQSPSLDYSHFVSLPLAIHPQLVDKLVQFQNSILGTQDTDQGDILTVDSDASTSDEEPDVQHADKATKHAIEIKARDGNEHVRRSVTSIPLASYPPKMSKASALEKTSKVSESGIERSIFIRPKTFHLTVLMLKLWNKDLLRAAAEVLQSISSEVIQALDSRPVSIQLKGLECMKGSFAKARVLYAPVEEIGGEERLLRACQVIIDAFVEAGLVLERDATHKLKLHATVMNVRHRKRKMRTRKFDFFDARSIADQYGSEDWGVYVIREAHLSERFRFDENGYYHCCTSIPFPEDTQLD
- the LOC113741755 gene encoding uncharacterized protein isoform X2 — encoded protein: MLACSCRSLIRADLARTVTKLSANSNSRCSFDHKLRSVDIGALLHSDMDRTRRDKVSRVWRQVATQSSSSQDFEGNSVKIDSENSAVVAGSEKNEIESQVKEVQDGISSHLSTIERENEVRVGDDQEINLRSVKSGDEVKGLQGEPINSSEKDAASIEPISSTAKHSISLEVGSSLIRFIKGKGGATQRKVEEEMGVQIIFPSSKKEESIIIEGDSAESVDRAHKRVLDIIDEAVQSPSLDYSHFVSLPLAIHPQLVDKLVQFQNSILGTQDTDQGDILTVDSDASTSDEEPDVQHADKATKHAIEIKARDGNEHVRRSVTSIPLASYPPKMSKASALEKTSKVSESGIERSIFIRPKTFHLTVLMLKLWNKDLLRAAAEVLQSISSEVIQALDSRPVSIQLKGLECMKGSFAKARVLYAPVEEIGGEERLLRACQVIIDAFVEAGLVLERDATHKLKLHATVMNVRHRKRKMRTRKFDFFDARSIADQYGSEDWGVYVIREAHLSERFRFDENGYYHCCTSIPFPEDTQLD
- the LOC113741755 gene encoding uncharacterized protein isoform X3, producing the protein MEIHVFFSFNRCSFDHKLRSVDIGALLHSDMDRTRRDKVSRVWRQVATQSSSSQDFEGNSVKIDSENSAVVAGSEKNEIESQVKEVQDGISSHLSTIERENEVRVGDDQEINLRSVKSGDEVKGLQGEPINSSEKDAASIEPISSTAKHSISLEVGSSLIRFIKGKGGATQRKVEEEMGVQIIFPSSKKEESIIIEGDSAESVDRAHKRVLDIIDEAVQSPSLDYSHFVSLPLAIHPQLVDKLVQFQNSILGTQDTDQGDILTVDSDASTSDEEPDVQHADKATKHAIEIKARDGNEHVRRSVTSIPLASYPPKMSKASALEKTSKVSESGIERSIFIRPKTFHLTVLMLKLWNKDLLRAAAEVLQSISSEVIQALDSRPVSIQLKGLECMKGSFAKARVLYAPVEEIGGEERLLRACQVIIDAFVEAGLVLERDATHKLKLHATVMNVRHRKRKMRTRKFDFFDARSIADQYGSEDWGVYVIREAHLSERFRFDENGYYHCCTSIPFPEDTQLD
- the LOC113741755 gene encoding uncharacterized protein isoform X4, which gives rise to MLACSCRSLIRADLARTVTKLSANSNSVRHLLRCSFDHKLRSVDIGALLHSDMDRTRRDKVSRVWRQVATQSSSSQDFEGNSVKIDSENSAVVAGSEKNEIESQVKEVQDGISSHLSTIERENEVRVGDDQEINLRSVKSGDEVKGLQGEPINSSEKDAASIEPISSTAKHSISLEVGSSLIRFIKGKGGATQRKVEEEMGVQIIFPSSKKEESIIIEGDSAESVDRAHKRVLDIIDEAVQSPSLDYSHFVSLPLAIHPQLVDKLVQFQNSILGTQDTDQGDILTVDSDASTSDEEPDVQHADKATKHAIEIKARDGNEHVRRSVTSIPLASYPPKMSKASALEKTSKVSESGIERSIFIRPKTFHLTVLMLKLWNKDLLRAAAEVLQECMKGSFAKARVLYAPVEEIGGEERLLRACQVIIDAFVEAGLVLERDATHKLKLHATVMNVRHRKRKMRTRKFDFFDARSIADQYGSEDWGVYVIREAHLSERFRFDENGYYHCCTSIPFPEDTQLD